Proteins from a genomic interval of Blastopirellula retiformator:
- a CDS encoding fatty acid CoA ligase family protein codes for MATAASTSTKNVGSLLAQVAQERGDAVAIATPARRGKDGRRVYQTITFAELEADSTRLAAGLAELGVTPGTRLALLVKPSIDFVSLVFALFKVGAVSVLIDPGMGRKNLLRCLDQVEPEGFVAISIVQAVRVLMGRRYAQAKKNVTVGRRWFWGGATIDDLRKADASGFQTFAAADDDPAAIIFTTGSTGPPKGVLFRHEGFYEQVQQIRDRYEIAPGEVDLPGFPLFGLFNSAMGVTSVIPEMDASRPASVNPLNIIEPIHDWQISQSFASPAVWNKVSLYCEQHQIQLPTLKRVLSAGAPVPPHVLRRMKSVIHPEGDIHTPYGATEALPIASIAASEVLGGTELESQQGAGTCVGRRFSGIQWRVIRISDAPIETLDQCEEVAAGEIGELIVSGPVVTRRYFTSEEATRLAKITDGERIWHRMGDVGYLDAEDRFWFCGRKAHRVQTPDGDMYTIPCEAIANNHDAIYRSALVGVGEPGEQFPVMIVEPWPDRYPQTKEAIDALLAEVRERCAAHPLTETIYDFLLHPSFPVDIRHNAKIFREKLAVWAEERLDLPHQD; via the coding sequence GTGGCGACCGCCGCTTCGACCTCCACTAAGAATGTCGGCTCTCTCTTGGCGCAAGTCGCCCAAGAGCGCGGCGACGCCGTCGCCATCGCCACGCCAGCTCGCCGCGGCAAGGATGGCCGGCGGGTCTATCAAACGATTACCTTCGCCGAGTTGGAAGCGGACAGCACGCGCCTGGCCGCTGGTCTGGCCGAGTTGGGCGTGACGCCCGGCACCCGGCTCGCGCTGCTGGTGAAACCGAGCATCGACTTCGTGTCGCTCGTCTTCGCCTTATTTAAGGTGGGCGCGGTTAGCGTCTTGATCGACCCCGGCATGGGGCGGAAGAATCTGCTGCGGTGCCTGGATCAGGTCGAGCCGGAAGGGTTTGTGGCGATCTCGATCGTGCAGGCGGTTCGCGTTCTGATGGGGCGGCGCTACGCCCAAGCGAAGAAGAACGTCACGGTCGGCCGCCGCTGGTTTTGGGGGGGCGCGACGATTGACGACTTGCGGAAAGCGGACGCCAGCGGCTTTCAGACGTTCGCCGCGGCCGATGACGACCCCGCGGCGATTATCTTCACCACCGGCAGTACCGGTCCGCCGAAAGGCGTGCTCTTTCGGCATGAAGGTTTTTACGAGCAGGTCCAGCAGATCCGCGATCGGTACGAGATCGCCCCCGGCGAAGTCGACTTGCCTGGCTTTCCGCTGTTCGGGCTGTTCAACAGCGCGATGGGCGTGACGTCGGTCATTCCGGAAATGGACGCCAGTCGTCCGGCGTCGGTCAATCCGCTCAACATCATCGAACCAATCCACGATTGGCAGATCTCGCAGTCGTTCGCCTCGCCGGCGGTTTGGAACAAGGTAAGCCTCTACTGCGAGCAGCATCAGATTCAACTGCCAACGCTCAAGCGGGTCTTGTCGGCCGGGGCGCCAGTTCCGCCCCATGTGTTGCGGCGGATGAAGAGCGTCATTCATCCCGAAGGCGACATCCACACGCCGTACGGCGCGACCGAGGCGCTGCCGATCGCGTCGATCGCCGCCAGCGAAGTTTTGGGCGGAACCGAACTCGAGTCGCAGCAAGGCGCCGGCACGTGCGTCGGTCGCCGCTTCAGCGGGATCCAGTGGCGGGTCATCCGCATCAGCGACGCGCCGATCGAAACGCTCGATCAATGTGAAGAAGTCGCCGCCGGGGAAATCGGCGAACTGATCGTCTCGGGGCCGGTCGTCACGCGGCGCTATTTCACCAGCGAAGAAGCGACGCGTCTGGCCAAAATCACCGATGGCGAGCGGATCTGGCACCGGATGGGAGACGTTGGTTATCTCGATGCCGAAGACCGCTTTTGGTTCTGCGGCCGGAAGGCGCATCGCGTGCAAACGCCTGATGGCGACATGTACACGATTCCGTGCGAAGCGATCGCCAACAACCACGACGCGATCTATCGCAGTGCACTGGTGGGCGTAGGTGAGCCGGGCGAGCAGTTTCCGGTGATGATCGTCGAACCATGGCCCGATCGCTATCCCCAAACAAAGGAGGCGATCGACGCCCTGTTGGCGGAAGTCCGCGAGCGGTGTGCCGCGCATCCGCTGACCGAGACGATCTACGACTTCTTGCTGCATCCTTCGTTTCCGGTCGATATTCGCCACAATGCGAAGATTTTCCGGGAAAAGCTGGCGGTTTGGGCCGAGGAGCGACTCGACCTGCCGCACCAAGACTAA
- a CDS encoding zinc ribbon domain-containing protein, which produces MQLRCPHCSTVLEIQSPAGTQVQCPTCSGVFVVPDMGATTPPPPLPNVSQSPQPPNLSAPQLQTRPNAPGRKSPPPKKSKPAAAGTSAGAAAEGSEGEDEEVSFFNKHQKLIFNIVAGGVGAVALFLVFAVAKALLTGGGEDAPVAEVANETNTNVGNKIQEIMDRAENDDSFYINWSDASKKSKILDGLKVKVHHVDWGEVRGHDEQGELQTSGRPFMVVYLEIGNRSGKPIHFKTWYGTEFKSPAGFRTAQLSDEQRNIYYPTRFDDIARLKWNTPEKTFEPKEDGTDSIVFDVGEDFNPKTVQNLYLDLPGQAIGEGGSFRFKIPRSMIQGLD; this is translated from the coding sequence ATGCAACTGCGCTGCCCTCACTGTTCGACCGTGCTCGAAATCCAATCGCCTGCCGGTACGCAGGTGCAGTGCCCTACGTGCAGCGGCGTCTTTGTGGTCCCCGACATGGGCGCTACGACGCCTCCGCCGCCGCTTCCCAATGTATCGCAATCGCCGCAGCCCCCCAATCTGTCGGCGCCGCAGTTGCAAACCCGGCCCAACGCCCCTGGGCGAAAGTCGCCGCCGCCGAAGAAGAGCAAGCCGGCCGCAGCGGGCACATCAGCCGGCGCAGCTGCGGAAGGCTCCGAAGGGGAAGACGAAGAAGTTTCGTTCTTCAACAAGCATCAGAAGCTGATCTTCAACATCGTCGCCGGCGGCGTCGGCGCGGTGGCGCTGTTCCTGGTCTTTGCGGTCGCCAAGGCGCTGCTGACCGGGGGCGGAGAAGACGCGCCGGTCGCAGAAGTTGCCAACGAAACCAACACCAACGTCGGCAACAAGATCCAGGAAATCATGGATCGAGCCGAGAACGACGACAGCTTCTATATCAACTGGTCCGACGCGTCGAAGAAGAGCAAGATCCTCGACGGCTTGAAGGTGAAGGTTCATCACGTCGATTGGGGCGAAGTCCGCGGCCACGACGAACAAGGAGAATTGCAAACCTCCGGACGCCCCTTCATGGTCGTCTATCTCGAGATCGGCAATCGCTCGGGCAAGCCGATTCACTTCAAGACATGGTACGGCACCGAGTTCAAATCGCCGGCCGGGTTCCGCACGGCGCAGCTGTCGGATGAACAGCGAAACATCTACTATCCGACGCGGTTTGACGACATCGCCCGCCTGAAATGGAACACCCCGGAAAAAACGTTCGAGCCGAAAGAGGATGGAACCGATTCGATCGTGTTTGACGTCGGCGAAGACTTCAATCCGAAGACGGTGCAAAATCTCTATCTCGACCTGCCGGGTCAGGCAATCGGCGAAGGAGGATCGTTTCGCTTCAAGATCCCCCGCTCGATGATCCAAGGTCTCGACTAG
- a CDS encoding NAD-dependent epimerase/dehydratase family protein — translation MRALVTGGGGFLGQYIVEQLLARGDQVRVLGRRDYPDLVELGVECVRGDVADAKIVSQACAGMDIVYHTAAIAGIWGRWEDFYQANVVGTENIIAACHEHGIGKLVYTSSPSVTFDGSDQNGIAETGQYPDHYLAHYPRSKAIAEKMVLKANEPGKLLTCALRPHLIWGPRDQHLIPRLLERAKSGKLRIVGNGRNMVDMIYVENAAIAHLQAADALREGGKVCGKAYYLSQGEPVMCWVWINDLLKLAEIPPLTRKISYRAAYAIGWLMEWGYRLLGKYRSEPRMTRFLAAQLATNHYYNIAAARHDFGFEPTINIEEGMRRLAKTL, via the coding sequence GTGCGCGCGCTCGTCACCGGTGGTGGAGGATTCTTAGGTCAATATATCGTCGAGCAGCTGCTCGCCCGCGGCGATCAGGTGCGCGTCCTCGGACGCCGCGACTATCCTGATCTCGTTGAGCTGGGGGTCGAGTGCGTCCGCGGCGATGTGGCCGACGCTAAGATCGTCTCGCAAGCCTGCGCCGGCATGGACATCGTCTATCACACCGCCGCGATCGCCGGTATCTGGGGACGCTGGGAAGATTTCTACCAGGCCAACGTCGTCGGTACCGAAAACATCATCGCCGCTTGCCACGAGCATGGCATTGGCAAACTTGTTTACACCAGCAGCCCCAGCGTCACCTTTGACGGCAGCGACCAGAACGGGATCGCCGAGACCGGGCAGTATCCAGACCATTACTTGGCCCATTACCCCCGCAGCAAAGCGATCGCCGAGAAAATGGTGCTGAAGGCGAACGAGCCGGGCAAACTGTTGACCTGCGCCCTGCGGCCCCATCTGATTTGGGGCCCCCGCGATCAGCATCTGATTCCGCGGCTGCTGGAGCGGGCGAAATCGGGCAAATTGCGGATTGTTGGAAATGGTCGGAATATGGTCGACATGATTTATGTCGAAAACGCCGCCATCGCCCATCTGCAAGCGGCCGACGCGCTGCGCGAGGGGGGGAAGGTTTGCGGAAAAGCGTACTACCTGAGCCAGGGAGAGCCGGTGATGTGTTGGGTTTGGATCAACGACCTGCTGAAATTGGCGGAAATTCCTCCCCTAACGCGGAAAATCTCGTATCGCGCCGCTTATGCGATCGGCTGGCTGATGGAATGGGGCTATCGACTTTTGGGCAAATATCGCAGCGAACCCCGAATGACCCGCTTTTTGGCGGCTCAGCTGGCGACCAACCACTACTACAACATCGCCGCTGCCCGGCACGATTTCGGCTTTGAGCCGACAATTAACATCGAGGAAGGGATGCGCCGCCTGGCGAAAACCCTTTGA
- a CDS encoding beta-ketoacyl-[acyl-carrier-protein] synthase family protein, whose amino-acid sequence MIAGPDQLPDSQRIVITGIGLTSPNGNSHSEYRSALLEGKSGVQNYHIRYVGDTLAGICNFEATRYQTKREVRRGTRAGSVGIYCSSEAIADSGIDWENIDKSRIGVYMGVTEHGNVETENEVYELKGYDYDTSCWSHHHNPRTVANNPAGEICLNREITGPHYTIGAACAAGNAGLIQGAQMLRLDECDVALAGGISESVHTFGIFAGFKSQGALAHHDTPEKASRPFDKARNGIVVAEGGCVYVLERLSDAKKRGAKIYGELAGYAMNTDATDFVLPNPDRQAQCVELALKRAGLAAEEIDIVSTHATGTTLGDSQECDALRRVFGKSEKTFINNTKSFIGHAMGAAGALEMAGNLPAFEDGVVHATINVDDLDPDCQLPGLVINEPKEIGPVRYILNNSFGMLGINSVAIIRKL is encoded by the coding sequence ATGATCGCGGGCCCCGACCAACTTCCGGATTCACAACGCATCGTCATTACAGGGATTGGCTTGACCTCTCCCAATGGTAATTCGCATTCCGAGTACCGGTCTGCGCTGTTGGAAGGCAAGAGCGGCGTTCAGAACTACCACATTCGGTACGTGGGGGACACGCTGGCCGGAATCTGCAACTTCGAGGCGACCCGCTATCAGACCAAGCGCGAAGTTCGCCGCGGCACGCGAGCCGGCAGCGTCGGCATCTATTGCTCGTCCGAAGCGATCGCCGACTCGGGCATCGACTGGGAAAACATCGACAAGAGCCGCATCGGCGTCTATATGGGCGTCACCGAACATGGCAATGTCGAGACCGAAAACGAGGTCTACGAGCTGAAAGGGTACGACTACGACACCAGTTGCTGGTCGCACCACCACAACCCCCGCACGGTGGCCAACAACCCGGCCGGCGAAATCTGCCTGAACCGGGAAATCACCGGCCCGCATTACACAATCGGGGCGGCTTGCGCCGCCGGTAACGCCGGCTTGATCCAAGGCGCCCAGATGTTGCGTCTGGACGAGTGCGACGTCGCCCTGGCCGGGGGAATTTCGGAAAGCGTTCACACATTTGGCATTTTCGCCGGCTTCAAAAGCCAAGGCGCACTTGCCCACCACGACACGCCCGAGAAAGCCTCACGGCCGTTTGACAAAGCCCGCAACGGCATCGTCGTCGCCGAAGGTGGGTGCGTGTACGTGCTCGAGCGACTGTCGGACGCCAAAAAACGGGGCGCCAAGATTTATGGCGAACTGGCCGGTTACGCGATGAACACCGACGCGACCGACTTTGTGCTGCCCAACCCCGATCGTCAGGCGCAGTGCGTTGAGCTGGCCCTGAAGCGGGCCGGACTGGCCGCCGAAGAAATCGACATTGTCAGTACGCACGCCACCGGTACAACGCTGGGGGACTCGCAAGAGTGCGACGCATTGCGGCGGGTCTTCGGCAAGAGCGAAAAGACGTTCATCAACAATACGAAGAGCTTCATCGGCCACGCGATGGGAGCGGCCGGCGCCTTGGAAATGGCAGGCAACTTGCCCGCCTTTGAAGATGGCGTCGTCCATGCGACGATCAACGTCGATGATCTCGACCCCGATTGCCAGTTGCCGGGACTTGTAATCAACGAGCCGAAAGAAATCGGCCCGGTCCGTTACATCCTGAACAATTCGTTCGGTATGTTAGGGATCAACTCAGTAGCCATCATTCGCAAACTTTAA
- a CDS encoding acyl carrier protein, with protein MTPAEIREEVLDILRDIAPDDDISDIDDAKPFREQLELDSMDFLDIVMELRKRHRVQIPEEDYPELGSMASTVAYLEPRMKDL; from the coding sequence GTGACGCCAGCGGAAATTCGTGAGGAAGTTCTAGACATCTTGCGCGACATCGCCCCGGATGACGACATTTCCGACATCGACGACGCGAAGCCGTTTCGCGAACAGCTCGAACTCGACAGCATGGACTTCCTCGACATCGTCATGGAACTCCGTAAGCGGCACCGCGTGCAGATTCCGGAAGAAGATTATCCGGAACTCGGTTCGATGGCGAGCACCGTCGCCTATCTCGAGCCCCGCATGAAAGACCTGTAA
- a CDS encoding phytoene desaturase family protein encodes MYDAIIIGAGMSGLSAGIRLAYYGQNVCILERHYTIGGLNSFYRMAGRDFDVGLHAVTNYAPKGDRRGPLGRLLRQLRFKWEEFALCEQRGSLISFPDVQLAFDNDIELLKSEVATKFPGKADAFQQLLDNIIDYDDISDDNYAGSAREILMETLGDPLLVEMILCPLMWYGNARERDMDWGQFCIMFRSIFLEGFARPYKGVRLLLKNLVRKYRELGGELRLRNGVQRIVHEEGKAVGVVLDSGEELQARKIISSAGWFETMRMCGQPKEKLEGSPGVLSFIESISVLNQQPKDIGFEPTIVFYNDSDKFHWEMPKDEICDTRTGVICSPNNFLYPGDSQLDEGFMRITTLANFDRWMTMSDEEYRLAKLKWYDAAVASAVRFVPDFRRHIVATDMFTPKTIHRYTWHDNGAVYGAPDKRLSGETHLQDLYICGTDQGFVGIIGSIVSGLSIANRHVLQAAS; translated from the coding sequence ATGTACGACGCGATCATCATTGGCGCTGGGATGTCGGGGTTGTCGGCCGGAATTCGGCTCGCCTACTACGGCCAGAACGTTTGCATCCTCGAGCGCCACTACACCATCGGCGGGCTCAACTCCTTCTACCGCATGGCGGGACGCGACTTTGACGTCGGCCTGCACGCGGTGACCAACTACGCGCCCAAGGGAGACCGCCGCGGTCCGCTCGGCCGCCTCTTGCGGCAGCTGCGGTTCAAGTGGGAAGAGTTCGCCCTGTGCGAGCAGCGCGGTTCGTTGATCTCGTTCCCCGACGTCCAATTGGCGTTCGATAACGATATCGAACTGCTCAAGAGCGAAGTCGCGACCAAGTTCCCCGGCAAGGCCGACGCGTTTCAGCAGCTGCTCGACAACATCATCGATTACGACGACATCTCCGACGATAATTACGCCGGATCGGCTCGCGAAATCTTGATGGAGACGCTCGGCGATCCGCTGTTGGTCGAGATGATCCTCTGCCCGCTGATGTGGTACGGCAATGCCCGTGAGCGGGACATGGACTGGGGCCAGTTCTGCATCATGTTCCGCAGCATCTTTTTGGAAGGGTTCGCCCGGCCTTACAAGGGCGTCCGTCTGCTGCTGAAGAACCTGGTCCGCAAGTATCGCGAACTCGGGGGCGAACTTCGCCTGCGCAATGGCGTGCAGCGGATTGTGCATGAAGAGGGCAAAGCGGTCGGCGTCGTACTGGATAGCGGCGAAGAGTTGCAGGCCCGCAAGATCATCTCGTCGGCCGGTTGGTTCGAGACGATGCGGATGTGCGGGCAGCCAAAAGAGAAGCTGGAAGGCTCGCCCGGCGTGCTGAGCTTTATCGAAAGCATCTCGGTCCTGAACCAGCAGCCGAAAGACATCGGCTTCGAGCCGACGATCGTCTTCTACAACGACTCCGACAAGTTCCACTGGGAGATGCCCAAAGATGAGATCTGCGATACGCGGACCGGCGTCATCTGCTCTCCCAACAACTTCCTCTACCCCGGCGATTCGCAACTGGACGAAGGGTTCATGCGGATTACGACGCTCGCCAATTTCGACCGCTGGATGACGATGTCGGACGAAGAATATCGCCTGGCGAAACTCAAATGGTACGACGCGGCGGTCGCCTCGGCGGTACGGTTTGTCCCCGACTTCCGCCGGCACATCGTGGCGACCGACATGTTTACGCCCAAGACGATCCATCGTTACACCTGGCATGACAATGGCGCGGTGTACGGAGCGCCCGACAAGCGATTGAGCGGCGAAACGCACCTGCAAGACCTTTACATCTGCGGGACAGACCAAGGTTTTGTCGGTATCATAGGTTCGATCGTCAGCGGCTTGTCGATCGCCAATCGGCACGTCTTGCAAGCGGCCAGCTGA